One segment of Methanolinea mesophila DNA contains the following:
- the frhB gene encoding coenzyme F420 hydrogenase subunit beta, producing the protein MGTELGVYKTCVSARSTSKEILKKAQDGGIVTQLFAYALDEGIIDGAIVAGPGPEPWRPMPMVALTSEELMASRGTRYNLSPNVALIKEVTRSYGLDKVGIVGTPCQMQAVRKGQLYPAGLRDVPDKIALAIGIFCMENFPYQSIKQLVEDHAGMALPAVKKMEIGKGKFWVYGERGQVVTLPLKVTHKYEQPGCHVCLDYVANLADVSTGSVGSPDGWSTVFVRSKKGDDIWSKAMAAGCFETKPIEQVKPGLELVSKLANEKISKNQKTVESRATFGVNKALRNPYVSPK; encoded by the coding sequence ATGGGAACTGAACTTGGCGTTTACAAAACCTGTGTTTCGGCACGCAGCACCAGCAAGGAGATCCTGAAGAAGGCCCAGGACGGGGGCATTGTCACTCAGCTCTTCGCCTATGCACTGGACGAGGGCATCATCGACGGAGCCATCGTTGCAGGCCCGGGACCCGAGCCCTGGAGGCCGATGCCCATGGTGGCACTCACCTCCGAGGAGCTGATGGCGTCCCGCGGAACGAGGTACAACCTCAGCCCGAACGTTGCCCTGATCAAGGAAGTCACCAGGAGCTACGGCCTTGACAAGGTCGGTATCGTAGGCACCCCCTGCCAGATGCAGGCGGTCCGCAAGGGCCAGCTGTATCCCGCAGGACTCAGGGACGTCCCCGACAAGATTGCACTGGCAATCGGCATCTTCTGCATGGAGAACTTCCCCTACCAGAGCATCAAGCAGCTCGTTGAAGACCACGCAGGAATGGCACTCCCGGCCGTCAAGAAGATGGAGATTGGCAAGGGCAAGTTCTGGGTATACGGAGAACGCGGACAGGTCGTAACCCTCCCGCTCAAGGTGACCCACAAGTACGAACAGCCCGGATGTCATGTCTGTCTTGACTACGTGGCAAACCTCGCCGATGTCTCAACCGGTTCCGTCGGGTCCCCCGATGGCTGGAGCACCGTCTTTGTGCGGAGCAAGAAGGGAGACGACATCTGGAGCAAGGCGATGGCAGCCGGCTGCTTCGAGACCAAGCCGATCGAGCAGGTCAAGCCCGGCCTGGAACTGGTGAGCAAGCTCGCAAACGAGAAGATCTCCAAGAACCAGAAGACCGTCGAGTCCCGTGCGACCTTCGGGGTCAACAAGGCGCTCCGTAACCCCTACGTATCTCCCAAATAA